Part of the Nocardioides perillae genome is shown below.
CCCCGTCGGGTGATCGTGACTGGTTCACCTATGAGGGAGGTGCTCGAACACTTTAGAGACCGGATCGATGCCTCCGCTATTCGCGACAAACTCGGGCTGCAACAACGGGGCTACTTCCTCGTCTCGGCCCACCGGGAGGAGAACGTCGACTCGCCCGACCGGCTTCACCGACTCCTCGACTGCCTCAATCGCGTGAGGGATGCGTTTGGTCTGCCTGTCATCGTGTCGACGCACCCCCGCACCCGCAAACGACTTGACACGTTCGAGGTCGAGTCCGACGACGGGATCCGTTGGCTTGAGCCGTTTGGCTTTCACGACTACAACAAACTGCAGCTCGAAGCCGCTTGCGTGCTCTCCGACTCCGGCACGATCTCAGAGGAGTCGTCGATCCTCGGCTTCCCCGCGGTCACGCTGCGGGACTCCATTGAGCGGCCGGAGGCGTTGGACACCGGGAGCATCATTATGACCGGCCTCAACCCCGACGACGTCGTTCGCGCGACAGGACTCGTGATGAGTGCCACTGAAACGCCAAGTGTCCCAGCTGGCTACCACTTGGACGACACAAGTCTCCGAGTCGTCAGGTACATCGCGTCCACGGCGGGACGACACCGCGACTGGGCGGGTCTGCGGGCGTGACGCGTACGAGGTTCAGGGTCATTGCGTCGAACCTCCATGTGGGTGGAGGGGTGCAGGTCGCCGCATCACTGCTCGACGAGGCCGCTAGGCTCACGGCACACCCGGACTGGTCTCCGTGGGTTTGCGCCACGCATTTCGAGCTGTCCCCGTCGGTCGCACGCAACGTTTCGCCCACGACCCTGAACAAGGTGCGGCACGCCGTGCGGCACAGGCGTCCGGGATCCCCTTCGCACATTCTGAGCGACCTGCGGCGCTCAAGTGAATCTGCATTGACGGTGTTCGGTCCGCTTTACTCGTTGCCGCGCTGCGACCGGCGATTGATGGGCTACGCCGACGTGACGTCGATCTACGCATCACCGACAGGTACGCCTGGCGTCAAGGACAGGATCCGAGCACACTTGTCCCGCCTCGAATTACGAGCACAGCACGCTGTGATTGTAGAGACAAGTGCAATGCGGGCTCGGGTTGAGCATGTTCTAGCCGGACATGCTCCAGTGATGCACGTTGTTCCCAACGCTGTGAACAGCCGCGTGCTGTCGGCTCAACGTGACGAGTCAATCGCCTTGCGAATCGGGAAAGCCCGGCAAGATCACGACCTGCTCCTCGCCTATCCCACCCGCGATTACCCGCACAAGAACTTGGAGTTCCTCCCCGCTGTCGCCGGT
Proteins encoded:
- the wecB gene encoding non-hydrolyzing UDP-N-acetylglucosamine 2-epimerase gives rise to the protein MTIVGTRPEIIRLARVIARLDATPGVDHVLVHTGQNYDRQLNQVFFDDLDLRAPDHYLGVDTSSLGSVLGGVLVETEKVLVAERPDAVLVLGDTNSCIAALMAKRMKVPTYHMEAGNRSFDENVPEETNRRFVDHVADFNLAYTEHARRNLLAEGLHPRRVIVTGSPMREVLEHFRDRIDASAIRDKLGLQQRGYFLVSAHREENVDSPDRLHRLLDCLNRVRDAFGLPVIVSTHPRTRKRLDTFEVESDDGIRWLEPFGFHDYNKLQLEAACVLSDSGTISEESSILGFPAVTLRDSIERPEALDTGSIIMTGLNPDDVVRATGLVMSATETPSVPAGYHLDDTSLRVVRYIASTAGRHRDWAGLRA
- a CDS encoding glycosyltransferase; translation: MQVAASLLDEAARLTAHPDWSPWVCATHFELSPSVARNVSPTTLNKVRHAVRHRRPGSPSHILSDLRRSSESALTVFGPLYSLPRCDRRLMGYADVTSIYASPTGTPGVKDRIRAHLSRLELRAQHAVIVETSAMRARVEHVLAGHAPVMHVVPNAVNSRVLSAQRDESIALRIGKARQDHDLLLAYPTRDYPHKNLEFLPAVAGELARIGVKAGFIVTLRPEEWDRRTPAFRAVCVNLGEVTIDQVATVLKTSDGLFFPSLLEAYSASPVEAMALGVPVFASDRDFVRTVCGDAAAYFDPHDGERAATVVFNGHNRPGDLRTRVEAGMRRVGKAPTARDRAMALLSTLYGSLPVEGT